The stretch of DNA agtaAAATTGTAATTACATTTTAGTACACTGAAAACTTACCCATTCTTTTGAGTAACAATGCACTGACAGAACTGTCAACCCCTCCAGACATAGCACACACAACATGTCTAATTACACCCATAACACCTATTATTAATATGTGctcaaatacatttaattatacaAGTAAAGAAAATTTTATAGACATTTCACGCCTGTGAAATGAAGGTCGCCATAGTTAAAGTTCTTTTCAAAATCTTGACCGATCGGAAACAAAGAAAAACACGAACGAAATTATAGTTCCGGGCTTTTGAACACTTTAAACCGTGACACTGCAAGAAGCGTGTTGCGTTTAAAGTCCACAGAAATATAATAAGTAGAATGGCCAAATAGAATGACTTTGTTGCCCGAAagtttcttttaaattaaatttcaatttaaattaaagggatagttcacccaaaaatgaaaattatgtcatcatttactaaccctaaggttgttccaaacctgtatacatttctttgttctgttgaacacaaaggaatatattttgaagaatgtgggaaactgaacagttctgaggcaccattgacttccatagtatttttttttttttttccctactatggaagtcaatggtacGAGCCtcggacatgacatgcagaaaaaaaatagcagaataaattgtgcgcacaatttactaatttgttgatttactaaaacatgcacACGATTTATTTGGTTaaagaacaaaatagtaaattgttttgtttaaattattttgttaaagaacgaaatagtaaatcgtgtgcacgaataagtaaatcgacggaacgaaatagtaaatcgtgtgcacgttttagttaatcaagggaacgaaatagtaaattgtgcgcacaatttagtaaattgagggaacgaaatagtaaatcatgtgcacgaataagtaaatcgaggggaaaaaaatagtaaattgtgcgcatgatttagtaaattgagggaacaaaatagtaaaccGTGTGCACGAAtaagtaaatcaagggaacgaaatagtaaatcgtgtgcacgttttagttaatcaaggaaacgaaatagtaaattgtgcgcacgatttagtaaatcgagggaactaaatagtaaatcatgcacacgatttagtaaatagagggaacgaaatagtaaatcatgcacatgaaTAAGTAAAtagagggaacgaattagtaaatcgtgcgcacgaataagtaaatcgagggaacaaaatagtaaatcgtgcgcacgaatAAGTAAATAGatggaacgaattagtaaatcgtgcgcacgaataagtaaatcgagggaacaaaatagtaaatcgtgcgcacgaataagtaaatcgagggaacgaaatagtaaatcgaaggaacgaaatagtaaatcgtgagccCGAATAactaaatcgagggaacgaaatagtaaatcgtgagcccgaataagtaaatcgagggaacgaaataaattgtgcgcacgattacatttacaaaaaagcggcctggttacaaacttccttcaaaatatcttcctttgtgtacagcagagcAAAGAAAtttgtacaggtttggaacaacttgagggtgagtaaatgatgacagaattttcatttttgggtgaactatccctttaatgagaTATTCCGACTTGATGTAATCGGTATACTCACGTGGTAcctgatgattttttttctttgcgcTGACAGAATCGACAGTTTGTTTGATAAATCCGTTTAAATAATACTGAGATAATTTACTGAGATTACACACtgatttatgtatttgtttgaaCGATTATACTTTAAAAGTATAGATACAATTATAAAACATCAACATGATGTTAAATGGGATAACATATTCATTTATATGATATATCATGTTTGTTACTGTACTAATAATTGAAATTCAGATTATGGATGATTTGTTTCCTGAGCCATCGAGCTCCCCCTGCAGGAATAACATGTTTGTGCCACAGATTTATCAATAATATCCTGGTTGTCTGCCACacaatgattatttcaaaatgatCAACGGGACACCCTTGTTTGGTCGTGCTGGAAACCCTGAATGAAATTTCTTAATTTGGAAAAGTAGCTTCATAAAACCCAGCATTATATTTTTGGATTTCACTATCGTTTTTACGGTAATACTATCGTCCAGAAATACTGCAAGCGTTTAGCTACAGTGCAACTAAATGCAATTCAGTTGAAAACTTTCGAGCTGTTAGGTTTAATAGTTGGGTtataccaaaataaacaagtATTTGACACCATTGAAAACCTCCATCTATGTCGTATGGTTGGATTTGTTTACTtctccgttttttttttttataacacaaTCGAAAGCTCTGCTCAATGAATTAGCAAACAAACTAGTTTTAAGTCAAAAGATttgttaataaaaacaacaaaaatcccaagatataataattattttgaataataaagtataaattataggatagaataaataaaaataatttaattattttgtacatTATTTAGCAATCAAGTGTTCGCCCAAGAACAATGGGAGAAGTGTCAGCAGACAGCATCACAGTAGAGATGCTCAGAGAGGCCTGTGGGACTGTCAGGCGCAGCCCGCTGGATGTGATCAACACACCAATGATCCCATGGTGCCAAACCACACTGCCGCTCAAAACATCCAGCAACATTCACATCAAACTGGAGAACATGCAGAGGACGGGTCAGTTTGTGTCTGTTTTATCTGGTTATTATGGCTGCTTATGAATTTTTCAAACTTGTCTTTCCTCTTCCTGCAGGTTCTTTTAAGATAAGAGGTGTTGCAAACCAGTTTGCCAGGAGACTCAAAGGGGACAATTTTGTTACCATGTCTGCTGGGAATTATGGGAAGTCATTTGCGTATGCATGTAAGCATTATGGATCCAAAGGCAAAGTGGTGATGCCAGAAACTGCTCCCATCTCcagatctctgctgatacaAGTACCACACTCTCATTTATACACTTTACAGAGGCacttttttctttattgaatgtttaacaaaaaaaaattgtgtcaaAATATGTAGAGTTTGGGAGTTGAGGTTGAACGAGCGCCAACTACTCGTCTCATGGATGTTGTTAACCGGTGTGTTCAAGAGGACAGCATGACCTTCCTACATTCCTATGATGATCCGGACCTTATCGCTGGACATGCCAggttaaatacatttacattggggtttaaagaaatagttcaagcatgaaaatcctgtcattatttactcaccctcatgtcaatcCAAACttgcatgactttcttttttttaacacaaaaggagatatcTTTTGAGGAATCTTCACTGCTTTTGCCACTATAATGAAAGTGAAGGGTGACTCtcttggggaaagttacttttaaaagtaatgagttacaatattgtgttactccctaacaAGTAACTAAGttacgcaattagttacttgttagggagtaacgcaataatGTGCTATGTTAtgtttgtgttactttttcccACTCGGACTGGGCTTGcctgtttgtttgttgcaaAAAGTCAAATGAATAaacctcaggctgaaggaaatgcaaattcacgcctgtacagtagagggcgcagctcaaacaccTTTCAGCTATGCTGCCTTTCTGGACCACAGAAGAATAGGATGAAGGAGAAAAAAATTCAACActcttacttcagcaataaaactaaaaatgaaacacaaatgtgatttttatctaaaggcatttttgcttattagtatggttgaactGAACCAAAGaaagtcagcagcaaagacattggttaataaagtgaaattaaatacatacacagcaaaatcctcagagttaaatcaaccttctcagagtacatatggtccctctatatagtgttaacgtaacactgaagcagagttaaagttaatgagataattaagtgattaattaagtgatgattgagcattagtgatgaacacctgctgttaacaagcacaatcactgaagagaaatacaagaactacaactgacttcagccacagcctaaGATGAactcaactgaagataaaagacattaaatctctccagatctgattaaacatctccacaaacagcatattatctcattaactttaactctgcttcagtgttattttaactctatgtagagagggaccatatgttctctgagcagagttgatttaactctgggattttgctgtgtaaagtatgtttgtgttatttaacatatttaattatttcatacTTCAAAAAGCACTAATGTACCTGTTAGTGTTTGCTGatagaaacactgaatgaaacaaaatcacatcttatgattttaaaacatatttactttaaatttagaaaacagcaacattacaaaaacaaatattgaaaaacatgaaatgtttCACTGCAATATCACTGCTACAtcaaatatttcatatattattattattatattctttCATATATATTTCATCTATGTTTCATATATATTCATCTATATTTCATCTATATTTCCCCCTCACCACTGGAAAAACTCGAAGAATCACAAACGTATGTAAGTGGCAGgtgtattgtgaaaaaaaatataaagattaaaaaaaggaaaaattaggAGAATCAATGATTTGTGAACAACTTATTGCCATtgtataaataatatgtaatccataaaaaaggtaactgtagtctgattgcgagtattttaaaaagaagtttactctaattacaagtacttgatttttggaatctgattacgtaatccagattacatgtaattcGTTACTACCCAGCTCTGGCTACTTTACTCCTTACTTGCATCACTAATGGAATGTATTACAATTGTTTGACTCATGCTAGTGTCGTTTTCAATGATAGCTTAGGTTTTGAGATCCTGGAGGTTGTGCCCTGTCCAGATGTGGTGGTGGTTTGCTGTGGTGGAGGAGGGTTACTTGCTGGTGTGGCAGCTGCTATCAAACTGTCTGGCTGTGAGAACACAAAGATCTATGGAGTGGAGCCAGAAGGAGGTGAATATTCCAGTCCCCTGTTAAAGTGATGTCTGAGAGTCGTCCTCAAGAAATTATGCCATTTGTACATGAAAACTTAAATTTAATTAGCATCTCATTTGAAAAGGTTACCACTGAACCAGgatcattaaaggattagttcactttcaaataaaaatgtcctgataatttactcacccccatgtcatccaagatgtaaaaaagtaaggtttttgatgaaaacattccaggattattctccttatagtggacttcaatggcctccaaacggttgaaggtcaaaattacagtttcagtgcagattcaaagggctttaaatgataccagacgaggaataagggtcttatcaagcaaaacgattggtcattttcgaaaaaactgtatttgctttatataaacagatgatcgccttgcacatgcttccgctttccgcattcttcaaaaagcttacactgtatgtcctacgccttccctattctacttatggaacgaacgcggcgccagtttcttttttttttccatttttatttgaaagtggactaatcctttaagatacttttatttaattagtatagttttttttgttaatattttaaattagattatattttttatattttctgttttaattttagttaatgttttagtacttttgttgtgtttttttgccattttataattatttcaaATTTTTCTATATAACTTTCTATTAACTTTTATTCttaagttttagttattttaatacttatggaagcttgtttccaccatggaataaaaaaaatgtaaaagataattgcgactttttatctcacaattctgacatttttcacaattgcCAGTTTACGTcccacaattcagacttttttctcacaattgtgttataaagtcgtaattgcaagttataatgtcagaattgcgagatataaagttgcaattttgactttatatgtcACATATCTGActtattttctcagaattgtgagatatgaacttgaaattgtgagtttaggaaaaaaatactgactttatttctcgcaaatctgactttataacttttaTATAGTATAACTTcaattctcagaattgcgagataaaaagtcgcaatttacttttttatttttttttccatggcagaaacaagcttccatatactTAAACTCAAAGTGAccgaaaatgagaaatgttgccttggcaaataGCTGAAATAAAGTAAGTTGTTGTGATGGAAAGGGCTGCTTTTTGAAAATTACACTTCTGTTTTACTGATATGTGCACATTATTAAATAAACCCTCTTGATTTTCAACAGCATGTACGATGTACAAGAGCTTCATTGAGAAGAAGCCTGTTGGTATGGATGCGAAAAGCATCGCTTCGGGGCTAGCGCCACCGTTTGCAGGTATGAAATCTACTTTAAATGAAACTTTATGGCAGTGTTCCTTATTAAAACTTTACATTATTTAAGATTCAGGATTTTTATTTGGGCTAACCGAAACTTGTATACTGGGATTCAACCTCAGGTACCTTGCCGTATGTGCTTTGTCAGAAGTACGTGGAGAACATTGTGCTGGTGACCGACGAGGAGATCAAATCTGCCGTTTCCACGCTTTATAAGGCTGGTCTTGTTGTTGAACCTT from Chanodichthys erythropterus isolate Z2021 chromosome 8, ASM2448905v1, whole genome shotgun sequence encodes:
- the srr gene encoding L-threonine ammonia-lyase, producing MGEVSADSITVEMLREACGTVRRSPLDVINTPMIPWCQTTLPLKTSSNIHIKLENMQRTGSFKIRGVANQFARRLKGDNFVTMSAGNYGKSFAYACKHYGSKGKVVMPETAPISRSLLIQSLGVEVERAPTTRLMDVVNRCVQEDSMTFLHSYDDPDLIAGHASLGFEILEVVPCPDVVVVCCGGGGLLAGVAAAIKLSGCENTKIYGVEPEGACTMYKSFIEKKPVGMDAKSIASGLAPPFAGTLPYVLCQKYVENIVLVTDEEIKSAVSTLYKAGLVVEPSGTAAFAAVTNDKIPDINDKNVVVILSGGNIGKDELCNFPD